The Microcoleus sp. AS-A8 genome has a window encoding:
- a CDS encoding S8 family serine peptidase: protein MTSRPESLPDDSHSTGSVPERSVGVLLQRGGEELALEKVGDRFTVRPTSKAAGEALAQALPAEYEQSIPHAHLEEFKVAPKQRDEVMQAARESESSAFVSHVYQLRNNPETLIYLTDQLTIQFTEETEEEAIASVAAEFGLQTVKPVAGIPNTFVFQLTRNATENPVKIANRLMGRPEILIAEPEIVIPKEAHYHPKDPYYPKQWYLNHPGGSMLAANSHINVEKAWDLTRGNRSIVVAVADDAIDLNHSDFQGTGKIVAPKDFKDNDFLPLPDISEESHGTACAGIAVAEENGVGIAGVAPGCALMPIRTTGFLDDDTIEQLFDYCIAHDASVISCSWGPAAVYFPLSLRQRAALTRAATKGRRGKGCVIVFAAGNANRPVSGTVYEKSWPNDLLKGPTNWLGGFTIHPDVITVSACTSLSKKAAYSNWGTNVSVCAPSNNAPPGMWFERTGYISTAPELMVSLPGLGMFSADLVGALGYESGDYVSSFGGTSSACPVVAGVAALVLCANPDLTAQEVKRILQETADKIVDRDADPQLGMRLGTYDTNGHSQWFGYGKVNAFNAVQAAQQKTPQSPQSGIRRLSTRNDTPVRIPDDNPQGVTSAIQVNDSASLREIQVIVDIQHDFLGDIEVSLKAPNGQVVLLQNRTLGSLTQLQKTYSVETTPALKQFLHKSAVGVWQLQVIDYAPMDTGVLKSWELAVGV from the coding sequence ATGACCAGTCGTCCAGAGTCTTTACCAGACGATTCTCACTCAACGGGGAGTGTCCCAGAACGAAGTGTAGGTGTACTTCTGCAACGGGGAGGTGAAGAACTGGCGCTGGAGAAAGTCGGCGATCGCTTCACCGTTCGCCCGACCTCCAAAGCGGCAGGAGAAGCGTTAGCGCAAGCGTTGCCCGCCGAATATGAACAAAGCATTCCTCACGCCCACCTCGAAGAATTCAAAGTAGCCCCCAAGCAGAGGGATGAGGTGATGCAAGCGGCAAGGGAAAGTGAGTCCAGTGCCTTTGTCAGTCATGTTTATCAACTCAGAAATAATCCAGAGACACTGATTTATCTGACCGACCAACTCACGATTCAATTTACCGAGGAAACCGAGGAAGAGGCGATCGCCAGCGTTGCCGCAGAATTTGGTCTACAAACCGTCAAACCTGTGGCTGGCATCCCCAACACTTTCGTCTTTCAACTCACCCGTAATGCCACAGAAAATCCGGTCAAAATCGCCAACCGACTCATGGGGCGTCCAGAAATTCTCATCGCTGAACCCGAAATTGTCATCCCCAAAGAAGCTCACTACCACCCCAAAGACCCCTACTATCCTAAGCAATGGTATCTCAACCATCCGGGCGGCTCCATGCTCGCGGCAAATTCCCATATTAATGTAGAAAAAGCCTGGGATCTTACCCGTGGCAATCGCTCTATTGTTGTCGCCGTCGCCGATGATGCCATTGACTTGAACCACTCAGATTTTCAGGGAACGGGCAAAATTGTCGCCCCCAAAGACTTTAAAGATAATGACTTCTTGCCGCTGCCGGACATCTCAGAAGAGAGTCATGGCACCGCCTGCGCGGGAATCGCTGTTGCGGAAGAAAACGGCGTCGGGATTGCGGGTGTTGCTCCTGGTTGTGCCTTGATGCCCATCCGCACGACTGGGTTCTTGGATGATGACACGATAGAACAATTGTTTGACTATTGCATCGCCCATGATGCCAGCGTCATCTCTTGCAGTTGGGGGCCGGCTGCCGTTTATTTTCCTCTCTCTCTCCGCCAACGCGCGGCCCTGACTCGTGCTGCCACCAAGGGGCGTCGGGGGAAAGGCTGTGTGATTGTGTTTGCGGCAGGGAATGCCAATCGCCCTGTCAGTGGTACGGTTTATGAGAAAAGTTGGCCTAACGATTTGCTCAAAGGACCCACCAACTGGTTAGGTGGCTTTACGATTCATCCCGACGTGATTACCGTTTCCGCCTGTACCAGCCTGAGCAAAAAAGCGGCTTATAGTAACTGGGGAACGAATGTCTCAGTGTGTGCGCCTAGTAACAACGCACCGCCGGGAATGTGGTTTGAACGCACGGGCTATATTAGCACGGCACCCGAACTGATGGTGTCACTTCCAGGATTAGGGATGTTCAGCGCTGACTTAGTAGGGGCGCTAGGGTATGAATCGGGGGACTACGTGAGTAGTTTTGGTGGTACCTCTAGTGCCTGTCCGGTTGTGGCTGGCGTTGCCGCACTGGTTCTGTGTGCTAACCCCGACCTCACGGCGCAGGAAGTCAAGCGTATTCTCCAAGAAACGGCGGATAAAATCGTTGACCGTGACGCCGATCCCCAGTTGGGGATGCGACTGGGCACTTACGATACGAACGGTCACTCACAGTGGTTTGGCTATGGCAAAGTCAATGCCTTTAACGCCGTACAAGCGGCTCAGCAAAAAACACCCCAAAGTCCCCAATCCGGTATCCGACGCCTCTCTACACGCAATGACACCCCTGTGCGAATACCCGATGACAACCCTCAAGGCGTTACGAGTGCGATTCAAGTCAATGATTCGGCCTCACTGCGAGAGATTCAGGTCATTGTCGATATTCAACACGACTTTCTGGGAGATATTGAGGTGAGCTTAAAGGCTCCCAATGGTCAGGTTGTTTTGTTGCAAAATCGTACACTGGGTTCATTAACTCAGTTACAAAAAACCTATTCTGTGGAAACGACGCCGGCGCTCAAACAATTTTTGCATAAATCGGCAGTGGGAGTTTGGCAGTTGCAGGTGATCGATTATGCGCCGATGGATACGGGTGTCCTCAAAAGCTGGGAATTAGCCGTTGGCGTATAG
- a CDS encoding serine/threonine protein phosphatase: MRILAIGDIHGCSTAFDTLISRVRPQPTDTIITLGDYIDRGPNSRGILNRLIKLHKTGKLVALRGNHEVMMLAARFSRREESLWRCRGGKETLTSYSKSNRVAKLKDVPARHWHFIENVCVDWYETDTHFFVHANVHPDIPLAQQSANMLFWEKFGNPVPHISGKTMVCGHTSQKSGLPINRGHAICIDTRVYSKGWLTCLDVTSGRIWQANQAGNVRTAWIAQFATYSTHARF; the protein is encoded by the coding sequence ATGCGTATTCTTGCCATTGGCGATATTCACGGATGCTCAACTGCATTTGATACCCTGATCTCTAGGGTTAGGCCACAGCCAACCGATACCATCATCACCCTTGGCGATTATATAGACCGAGGACCCAACTCAAGAGGCATCCTGAATCGGTTAATCAAACTACACAAGACCGGAAAGCTTGTGGCTTTACGCGGCAATCATGAAGTGATGATGCTGGCAGCACGTTTCAGCCGTAGGGAGGAGTCCCTGTGGCGCTGTCGGGGTGGCAAGGAGACGCTAACGTCTTACTCGAAATCGAACCGAGTGGCTAAGCTCAAGGATGTCCCCGCTCGTCACTGGCACTTTATAGAGAATGTGTGTGTAGACTGGTACGAAACCGATACCCACTTTTTTGTCCATGCCAACGTCCATCCGGATATACCGCTAGCACAGCAGTCCGCAAACATGTTGTTCTGGGAGAAATTTGGCAATCCAGTGCCCCACATTTCAGGCAAAACGATGGTTTGTGGACATACGAGTCAGAAAAGTGGCCTGCCGATCAATCGGGGTCACGCGATTTGTATTGATACGAGAGTTTACAGCAAAGGCTGGTTAACTTGTTTGGATGTGACCAGTGGCAGAATCTGGCAAGCCAATCAGGCAGGGAATGTACGAACAGCCTGGATTGCTCAATTTGCCACCTATTCAACCCATGCGAGATTTTAG
- a CDS encoding response regulator transcription factor: MATVCIQIVEGNPHLRSLLGWHLQQAGHWVHQSATIHQARETFYSRQPTLVILDSDLPDGDGIEFCRWLQQQRQSLILMLSARNTEGDIVTGLRAGADDYLSKPFGMQEFMARVEALIRRVRVTNAPMSLDYGDLKIDLVQRRVRFKDELIDLTPQEFSLLYVLAQAEGAPLTRSELLRRAWPDAIDNPRTIDTHVLSLRKKIETDPRQPSVIQTVRNIGYRFNPLLLQGNQTPTPEQLTTHKNNGRPPVRVAARGSF, from the coding sequence GTGGCAACGGTTTGTATTCAAATTGTCGAGGGAAACCCCCACTTGCGATCGCTACTCGGCTGGCACTTACAGCAAGCTGGTCATTGGGTTCATCAATCCGCTACTATTCATCAAGCCAGAGAGACCTTTTACAGTCGTCAACCGACTCTGGTCATTCTGGACTCTGACCTACCTGATGGGGATGGGATCGAGTTTTGTCGTTGGCTACAGCAGCAGCGACAGTCGCTCATTCTCATGCTATCTGCCCGCAATACAGAAGGTGATATCGTCACGGGTCTTCGGGCAGGGGCTGATGATTATCTGAGCAAGCCTTTTGGGATGCAAGAGTTTATGGCAAGGGTTGAGGCATTAATTCGGCGTGTGCGCGTGACAAATGCCCCCATGTCTCTGGACTACGGCGATCTCAAGATTGATTTAGTACAGCGTCGTGTCCGCTTTAAAGACGAATTGATTGACCTGACACCCCAGGAATTTAGTTTGCTCTATGTACTAGCACAGGCGGAAGGAGCACCCTTAACTCGCTCCGAACTCCTGCGTCGTGCTTGGCCTGATGCCATTGACAACCCGCGCACGATTGACACTCACGTTCTGTCTTTACGCAAAAAAATTGAAACCGATCCCCGACAACCCAGCGTGATTCAAACCGTTCGCAACATCGGCTATCGGTTCAATCCTTTGCTGCTTCAAGGGAACCAAACCCCAACACCAGAACAACTGACAACTCACAAAAATAATGGGCGTCCTCCTGTGCGAGTGGCAGCTAGGGGATCGTTTTAA
- a CDS encoding BolA family transcriptional regulator: MISLQQVEALIKAEIPDAQVQVQDLTGGGDHLQAIVVSSQFEGKSLVKQHQLVYGAVRQAMDTEAIHALALKTYTPEAWKATGQVV, translated from the coding sequence ATGATTAGCCTACAGCAAGTTGAGGCATTGATTAAGGCCGAGATACCCGATGCTCAGGTGCAGGTTCAAGATTTAACCGGTGGTGGCGATCATCTTCAAGCCATTGTCGTTTCGTCCCAGTTTGAAGGCAAGTCTCTGGTAAAACAGCATCAACTGGTTTATGGGGCAGTACGTCAGGCGATGGATACGGAAGCGATTCATGCCTTAGCCCTCAAAACTTACACCCCTGAAGCTTGGAAAGCTACAGGCCAGGTTGTTTAA
- a CDS encoding ATP-binding cassette domain-containing protein yields MATTQIPQLRVEQVSLVTALGGQYLLNNISFEVVTGSRLCIIGPSGAGKTSLLRLLNRLSEFRSGAIYLENQDIRKIPVLQLRRQVMLVSQEPKLLGMTVQEALAYPLTLQQLPQRQIQERLEAYRELLHIPVDWLQRTELQLSVGQRQLVAIARALIVQPKILLLDEPTSALDAGLASHVLGVLADLAAKENMSILMVNHQLDIAQLFCSRMLYLQNGQLLQDTSSEQIDWKQLRETLVYAETQAAQEWL; encoded by the coding sequence TTGGCAACAACACAGATTCCCCAACTGCGTGTAGAGCAAGTCAGTCTTGTTACTGCATTGGGTGGTCAATATTTACTGAATAATATTTCGTTTGAGGTGGTTACGGGTTCGCGCCTCTGTATTATCGGGCCATCGGGGGCTGGGAAGACTTCACTGCTGCGACTCTTGAACCGCCTGAGTGAGTTCAGAAGTGGAGCTATTTATCTAGAAAACCAGGATATTCGGAAAATCCCTGTCCTCCAGTTAAGACGACAGGTGATGCTGGTTTCTCAAGAACCCAAACTCCTAGGCATGACGGTTCAGGAGGCGTTAGCTTACCCTTTGACGTTGCAACAACTGCCTCAACGACAGATTCAGGAACGCCTAGAGGCTTATCGAGAGTTACTTCATATCCCTGTTGACTGGTTACAACGAACGGAGTTACAACTTTCTGTAGGACAACGGCAGCTCGTTGCGATCGCTCGTGCCTTAATCGTCCAACCTAAAATTCTACTCCTGGATGAGCCAACCTCTGCTCTAGATGCGGGTCTTGCCTCTCACGTTCTAGGTGTCTTAGCGGACTTGGCGGCTAAGGAGAATATGTCGATTTTGATGGTCAATCATCAGCTAGATATAGCTCAGTTGTTTTGTAGCCGGATGTTGTATTTACAGAACGGTCAACTGCTTCAAGACACTTCATCTGAGCAAATTGACTGGAAACAGTTACGAGAAACGCTAGTGTACGCGGAGACTCAAGCGGCTCAAGAGTGGCTGTGA
- a CDS encoding acetoacetate decarboxylase family protein has protein sequence MTYPKAPWTLLGYALQTCHFLDAKQVSPFIPPQFELVCVLPGKTVGGIYASHYGAGSVLEYSELIVVAGLVRYSGQIGGWVSHIYVDNADSVAGGRNIWGLPKELAEFTWEKNTSANSGYKNRLLVRQGERTLCHFSYNPPNFELQLPLSANAFSTKSDSILLFPSQIESRISIVANQLQVPSESSFANLGLDHPWLTLSLNQLRLVVGAPEAVGLREPVVRQF, from the coding sequence ATGACCTATCCCAAGGCACCTTGGACGCTTCTGGGCTATGCGCTCCAAACTTGCCACTTCCTCGATGCTAAACAAGTAAGCCCCTTCATCCCCCCACAGTTTGAACTCGTTTGTGTTTTGCCGGGAAAAACCGTAGGTGGGATTTATGCTTCTCATTATGGTGCAGGGTCTGTATTGGAATATAGCGAACTGATCGTTGTCGCTGGTCTAGTCCGCTATTCAGGCCAAATTGGGGGTTGGGTTTCCCATATTTATGTAGATAATGCTGATTCGGTGGCAGGAGGTCGCAATATTTGGGGTTTACCGAAGGAATTGGCAGAATTTACTTGGGAGAAAAATACTTCTGCCAATTCAGGGTATAAAAATCGCCTCCTGGTTCGTCAGGGAGAACGAACCTTGTGCCACTTTAGCTACAACCCACCCAACTTCGAGTTGCAGTTACCGTTAAGTGCCAATGCTTTTAGCACGAAATCGGATTCTATTTTGTTATTTCCAAGTCAGATTGAGTCTCGCATAAGCATAGTCGCGAATCAATTGCAAGTACCTAGTGAGAGTTCTTTTGCCAATTTAGGCTTAGACCATCCTTGGTTAACGCTTTCCTTGAATCAGTTGCGTTTGGTCGTTGGTGCGCCTGAAGCGGTGGGGTTGAGAGAACCTGTGGTTAGACAGTTCTAA
- the grxD gene encoding Grx4 family monothiol glutaredoxin produces MNPEVKERIDNLVSQNKILVFMKGNKLMPQCGFSNNVVQILNTLGVPYETVDVLSDYDIRQGIKEYSNWPTIPQVYINGEFVGGSDVLIELYQQGELQQLVEVALAS; encoded by the coding sequence ATGAACCCAGAAGTGAAAGAGCGGATTGACAATTTAGTGAGCCAGAATAAAATTCTGGTTTTTATGAAGGGCAACAAACTGATGCCCCAGTGTGGTTTTTCCAATAACGTTGTCCAGATTCTGAATACGCTAGGCGTACCCTATGAAACTGTAGACGTTTTGAGCGATTACGACATTCGCCAAGGCATCAAGGAATATTCCAACTGGCCGACGATTCCCCAAGTCTATATCAATGGTGAGTTCGTGGGCGGCTCAGATGTCCTGATTGAGCTGTATCAACAGGGTGAGTTACAGCAATTGGTAGAAGTGGCCTTAGCCTCCTAA
- a CDS encoding CHAT domain-containing protein: protein MFRISGWLVTNPAEKKDYIIPKGQPLCLFGIKLNREHKAKHIGLSLLPWVACLICPWNVAQAQPIVPAADGTGTLVTPNSNPNQLDIQGGTQSGANLFHSFSQFGLDQGQIANFLSNPTIQNILTRVTGGSASYINGLLQVTGGNSNLYLMNPAGIVFGSNASLNVPASFTATTATGIGLSNNQLFSATEPNNYATLVGQPSNFTFATSQTPGAVVNMGQLSVGEGNNLSLVGGTVVSTGQLNAPGGQITVTAVPGQSTVLLSTPGNVLSLEVPASEVSTITPSTLPQLLTGSSQATGLGVNSLGQVELTGSGLPIQSGDVAIKGSVTAQTAIVSAQNNLTLVESQLQTTGDLNLLAQNTLTVRDTATNPFLAQAGGNLEIKAKQGIDILALNTPNTPPFQSGGNLSFVSDGIISFDSHSQSGGSVLFINLSGGPANVISEHDPIITSGGNIALGNYTGAALKVDSGGSITAADITITQPDTLSIPTSDPDYVILTTTPSLIMKAAGSINVGNINTSDQTVGDAGHVRLTAQGNITTGDINAKDLDAGNAGSVSLLSAGGNIKVENVNTTDQGAGNSGTIKMIAAGTVTHGELSWNNLGTGNQASPPVVLHNLGGTNPPPPTSGGTTPPTSGGTTTPPPSGGTTAPPPGGTTPPPGGTTAPPTSGGTTAPPTSGTTPPPGGTTTTPPTSGTTTTPPTSGTTTTPPTSGTTTTPPTSGTTTTPPTSGTTTTPPTSGTTTTPPTSGTTTTPPTSGTTTTPPTGGTTPPPTGGSITNPPGGSKDSNSSGSTSSTSNTCPSCTSGSSTAATASGVATNASGGTTSTTVGGSTGATASDVAANPSSGTTSTTAGGSTPNSPNRGGATNPSRNGNTNNFPIAGANSSQTKSSSPQQLVGNSSSTEVTPNLVPSLEEPLTRQFEQYLGHAGKTPTVTLADARNILRKVETATGVKPALIYATFVPQRLVVNGASNITPPDRNSNLEAPNSPYQLELVLVTGEGEPIRRQVTGATREKVLQVVYQFQSEVTNAQSGRDYEAPGKQLYQWLIAPLDAEIKARGIQNLSFIMDQGLRSLPIAALYDGQQFLVEKYSLGLMPSLSLITDTNYKSIKDLQVLAMGASKFPEKSPLPAVPVELSLITPSLWQGKSFLNDNFTLANLKAQRQQQPFGLIHLATHATFRPGAPGNSYIEFWDTKLQLDQLSGLGWGNPPVELLVLSACKTALGDQQAELGFAGLAVQAGVKSAIASLWSVSDEGTLALMTQLYQQLKVSPIKAEALRQAQLAMLRGQVSLKEGKLFSGKENVALPPELAKLGTRNLTHPYFWAGFTMIGSPW, encoded by the coding sequence GTGTTTAGAATCAGCGGATGGCTGGTCACCAATCCTGCGGAAAAGAAAGATTATATTATACCCAAAGGTCAACCGCTCTGCCTTTTTGGGATTAAACTCAATAGGGAACATAAAGCAAAACATATTGGCCTATCGCTGCTCCCTTGGGTTGCGTGCCTGATTTGCCCCTGGAATGTAGCGCAGGCGCAACCGATTGTGCCAGCTGCCGATGGTACAGGTACTCTTGTTACTCCTAACAGCAATCCCAACCAATTGGATATCCAAGGGGGCACTCAGTCAGGAGCGAATCTTTTCCACAGTTTCAGCCAGTTTGGTTTGGATCAAGGTCAGATCGCCAACTTCCTCTCTAACCCAACTATCCAGAATATCCTGACCCGTGTGACAGGGGGCAGCGCTTCTTATATTAACGGACTCCTCCAAGTTACGGGCGGCAATTCCAATCTATATCTGATGAACCCGGCGGGGATTGTGTTTGGCTCAAATGCCAGCTTGAACGTTCCAGCCTCGTTCACCGCGACTACAGCGACGGGTATTGGCCTTAGTAATAATCAGTTGTTTAGCGCCACCGAACCCAATAACTACGCTACATTGGTCGGTCAACCCAGTAACTTCACATTCGCTACATCCCAGACACCCGGAGCAGTGGTGAATATGGGTCAACTCAGTGTAGGCGAGGGGAACAACTTATCTCTAGTGGGCGGTACGGTGGTGAGTACTGGTCAATTAAATGCGCCAGGAGGACAAATTACCGTTACGGCAGTTCCTGGTCAGAGTACAGTACTCCTGAGTACACCAGGGAACGTACTCAGCCTAGAGGTTCCGGCCTCAGAAGTCTCCACGATCACTCCAAGCACCTTACCCCAGCTATTGACAGGGAGTTCTCAAGCTACGGGTTTGGGCGTTAATAGCTTAGGCCAGGTAGAACTGACGGGGTCTGGTCTTCCCATCCAAAGCGGAGATGTTGCGATCAAAGGGAGTGTAACAGCCCAGACCGCCATTGTGTCCGCTCAAAATAACCTCACTTTAGTAGAAAGCCAGTTGCAAACAACGGGTGACTTAAATCTACTGGCGCAGAACACGCTGACGGTACGAGATACAGCCACCAATCCTTTCCTAGCTCAGGCAGGAGGGAACCTTGAGATTAAGGCCAAGCAAGGTATTGACATCCTGGCACTAAACACTCCAAATACACCCCCCTTTCAAAGTGGCGGCAACTTAAGTTTTGTCAGTGATGGAATTATTTCTTTTGATAGTCACTCCCAGAGTGGAGGGAGTGTCTTGTTTATCAACTTATCAGGCGGCCCCGCCAACGTCATCAGTGAACATGACCCCATCATTACCTCTGGAGGTAACATTGCACTAGGAAACTACACAGGGGCGGCTCTCAAGGTAGATTCAGGCGGCAGTATCACAGCCGCAGATATTACTATTACCCAACCTGATACTCTCTCGATTCCTACGAGCGATCCAGATTATGTGATTTTGACCACCACTCCGTCGCTGATTATGAAGGCAGCAGGGAGCATTAATGTAGGGAATATCAATACTTCTGATCAAACTGTAGGTGATGCTGGGCATGTGAGATTGACGGCCCAAGGGAACATTACGACCGGTGATATCAACGCCAAGGATTTGGATGCGGGAAATGCGGGTTCTGTCTCGTTGTTATCCGCTGGGGGCAATATTAAGGTTGAAAATGTCAATACAACTGACCAGGGAGCCGGCAATTCGGGCACTATAAAGATGATCGCCGCTGGCACCGTTACACACGGCGAGTTGAGTTGGAATAATCTGGGAACGGGAAATCAAGCAAGCCCCCCTGTAGTCTTACACAATCTAGGGGGAACCAACCCTCCCCCACCCACGAGTGGCGGTACAACTCCACCCACGAGTGGCGGTACAACGACTCCTCCACCGAGTGGCGGTACAACGGCTCCGCCACCGGGTGGTACCACTCCGCCACCGGGTGGCACAACCGCTCCACCCACGAGTGGCGGTACAACCGCTCCACCCACGAGTGGTACCACTCCGCCACCGGGTGGCACGACAACGACTCCACCCACAAGTGGCACGACAACGACTCCACCCACAAGTGGCACGACAACGACTCCACCCACAAGTGGCACGACAACGACTCCACCCACAAGTGGCACGACAACGACTCCACCCACAAGTGGCACGACAACGACTCCACCCACAAGTGGCACGACAACGACTCCACCCACAAGTGGCACGACAACGACTCCACCCACAAGTGGCACGACAACGACTCCTCCTACGGGTGGGACAACGCCTCCTCCCACGGGTGGCAGCATTACTAATCCCCCCGGAGGTAGTAAAGATAGTAATTCTAGTGGAAGTACAAGCAGTACTTCCAATACCTGTCCCTCTTGTACATCCGGTAGTAGTACAGCCGCTACAGCCAGTGGTGTCGCAACCAACGCATCCGGTGGCACTACCAGCACTACAGTCGGTGGTAGCACAGGGGCTACAGCCAGTGACGTCGCAGCGAATCCATCCAGTGGCACTACCAGCACTACAGCCGGTGGTAGCACGCCCAATTCACCAAATAGGGGTGGAGCAACTAATCCATCACGCAATGGGAATACTAATAATTTTCCTATTGCTGGAGCAAACTCTTCGCAAACAAAGAGTTCATCACCACAACAGTTAGTCGGAAACTCGTCTTCAACTGAAGTGACACCTAACTTGGTTCCTTCCCTGGAAGAACCTTTAACACGGCAATTCGAGCAATATTTGGGCCACGCTGGTAAGACTCCGACTGTAACTCTGGCAGACGCTCGTAATATTCTTCGTAAAGTGGAGACAGCAACTGGCGTCAAACCAGCACTAATCTATGCAACATTTGTACCCCAACGGCTTGTAGTCAATGGGGCAAGCAATATAACTCCTCCAGACCGAAACTCAAACCTTGAAGCCCCAAATTCTCCATACCAATTGGAATTAGTGCTGGTGACAGGGGAGGGCGAACCGATTCGTCGCCAAGTGACTGGGGCAACGCGTGAGAAAGTTCTCCAAGTGGTTTATCAATTTCAGTCTGAAGTGACCAATGCTCAAAGTGGCCGTGATTACGAGGCTCCTGGTAAGCAACTCTATCAATGGTTGATAGCTCCTCTAGATGCGGAGATTAAAGCGCGAGGTATCCAGAATCTCTCTTTCATCATGGATCAAGGCTTGCGCTCTCTGCCTATCGCAGCTCTTTATGATGGTCAACAGTTTCTGGTTGAGAAATATAGCCTTGGCTTGATGCCCAGTCTCAGTCTGATTACTGATACTAATTACAAGAGCATTAAAGACTTACAGGTTCTGGCGATGGGAGCGTCAAAATTCCCAGAGAAAAGCCCTTTACCGGCGGTGCCTGTCGAGCTATCGCTCATTACACCTTCTTTGTGGCAGGGCAAGTCCTTCCTGAACGATAACTTTACCCTAGCCAATCTGAAGGCACAACGACAGCAACAGCCCTTTGGACTGATTCACCTGGCAACCCATGCCACCTTCCGTCCGGGAGCACCAGGCAACTCTTACATTGAATTTTGGGATACGAAGCTACAACTAGACCAATTGTCTGGGTTAGGTTGGGGTAATCCGCCTGTGGAGTTATTGGTATTGAGCGCCTGTAAGACGGCGTTGGGAGATCAGCAAGCCGAGTTAGGTTTTGCGGGGTTAGCGGTACAAGCTGGGGTAAAATCAGCGATCGCATCCCTCTGGTCTGTGAGTGATGAAGGAACTTTAGCACTCATGACACAGCTATACCAGCAATTGAAAGTATCACCCATTAAAGCGGAAGCGCTGCGGCAGGCACAACTAGCGATGCTCAGGGGGCAAGTCTCGCTCAAAGAAGGTAAACTTTTTTCGGGTAAAGAGAATGTAGCTTTACCACCAGAACTGGCCAAGCTAGGAACCCGCAATTTGACACATCCTTATTTTTGGGCCGGTTTTACGATGATTGGCAGTCCTTGGTAA